The Argiope bruennichi chromosome 5, qqArgBrue1.1, whole genome shotgun sequence genome segment aactgatattaacagaataaaatagAACTCAAATCATAACTACTTGCTGTTACAACGAAAAGATACAATACACTGAATTGCAGTTATTCATAAGTATGCATtagaatatatgttttgattaaactaataaattaaaacaaacaattttcattaaacctgtttataaaattattcattgttaaaaacaaaataaagaataaaaattttgatctgTTAAGCAATAACACTTAAAAATGCTgagaagaaaaaacttttttcattaataagtacaacataattccattttaatacattagttttaaaattgacaaataaaaattatttagtacttTAATATGTTCCTGAAAGTTATTGAAACATAGCTAAATTtgatatgatataatttttatttaccaagATTATCCTTTTCGTTTATacatattaagattaaatatattttttttctctgggaaaataaaaattttcatcgtgTTCATTCCTTCTTAAACAACTTAGTAGAGCTCctgtcttaaattttaatttagttttagtttacaGAACAAGCTTGAACTAGATAGTTCtaagattacttttttaaaaactacgatgacaattcaaataaaaggactaataaaaacaaatatccgATTTCAATTCATCTATATTTTACTGGATATATATAGAATACAAAGTGAGTTTGTAAAATGGAAGACTgacattagaataaaattaaatttcaatgataaaaataaatgagatatgcttaaaaagttaattatcgCATTTTAACATTACAGTTACTCATAAGTAAATTCATATACATTTAAATCGATCGATACCACTTTTGTAGATAAGccatcaaaacaaaattattcacaCCTATAAACAAAACAGTCACAGAAATTCCGAAACGGAAACTGATAGTTTCATACAGTTAATTCACAATatcagttttcaattaaataaaatttttaagtaacattaaatgaaatttacagaTTGAAACTTATTTTCCACTTACGAAAGCTCCAAAGTATGACAAATAAGGTCTAGTCTCTGGCTCAAGTGCATAGTGAAAAGTAGACACCGGCGATTTTCCGGTGTTTTCTAAAGTAagttttatagtaatttttacaAGTTGCGAAGCTATATCTATATTACGATCTACTTTGTTATTGACGATATTCGAATATCCTAAGCTGCAACAactaaataacaaaatcaaaataacagaaaaatgcattattaaatagtattcaaaaattaaaaaagttcacCACGCGTCGCCTTCTTGTCATCAACAGCAAGATCAAATTCGTGATGACGATGAACTAACATCTTGTTGCCATACTTAGTACgataagaaaattttcccatcaattgctgttttttattttctcttaaattcacaaataaattatttgattctatttaaaagtaagaatatattacaaagaaacattttattactgaaaaattcgcATGAAGTtgtcaattatttaattgtttctaaatataaaatatatgatcttcaaaaatattatttccagaCCTTTTACGACTCAACTTATTTCTGACTTGTTATTTAGTTTTGTTTACCTGCATATCACGTTCATTCGGTAAACACATATCTTTGAATACTGAGAATAAGGTTGCTTTTGCTCTTATATTGCTTttgaatttctgtattttaagaaattatattgtaaaatacagGAATGGGGTTATTTGATAAGTTGGCTTACTTTCTAggtattaaaaaaagagaagcgAATGTTTTAATTGTTGGTCTTGACAACAGTGGTAAAACTAccataataaatcatttcaagCCTGAAGAGCAGAAATATATGGAAATTGTACCCACCGTGGGCTTTAATGTCGAGCGTTTTCGGATGAAAAATTTGAGTTTTACTGCGTTTGATATGTCTGGCCAAGGTCGCTACAGAAATCTCTGGGAGCATTATTATGCTGAAGCTCAAGGTATAATTTTTGTGATAGATAGTAGTGATGCCTTACGAATGGTTGTTGCAAAAGATGAACTTGAAATGATGCTTCAGCATAAAGATATTAAAGACAGGAACATTCCTATCCTGTTTTTTGCCAATAAGATGGATATGAGAGAAGCTTTGTCAAGTGTTAAAGTTAGTCAAGCTTTAGGATTAGATCGCTTGAAAAACAAACCTTGGCATATATGTGCAAGTAATGCTCTCACTGGAGAAGGCCTTGGTGAAGGAGTAGAATGGCTGAGTGATCAGTTGCGCAGTATAGTTcagaataaaaactgaaaagttaAGTTTGCCAATGAATGATGAAAATGTGGTGGTATAAATATGACATCCAGAGAAATTATCAACTTTTATGTTTCTTGCCTATCTAGTGATAATCTacaaaagttgcaaaaaatttcaatcagagaattactttaatttatcttaGTATATGTTGAATATATATTTAGTGGATAGGATTACCACtaaatatgtattcaattttttttcaataaaattaaattgaaatttttaatagttatattttattaaatgttttctttgttttcataatCCTCTTGAATTGCTACATtctgatttttttgaaatgtttgaattattCAACGTGAATCAATTTATAAATGACACTATGAATCGTATTTCTTAAGAATATCTTGAAtgtaatagtaattattttaattatgaatactgaatgaaatctgaaaacataTTTTCCTTGAAGTATGTAATTGAAAGATTGATTTAGACAATGAAAGAACTGTATACATACACTGTGTTctgatgatgaatatttttttcacttagatTTGTTGTTAGAGTAT includes the following:
- the LOC129968937 gene encoding ADP-ribosylation factor-like protein 6, producing MGLFDKLAYFLGIKKREANVLIVGLDNSGKTTIINHFKPEEQKYMEIVPTVGFNVERFRMKNLSFTAFDMSGQGRYRNLWEHYYAEAQGIIFVIDSSDALRMVVAKDELEMMLQHKDIKDRNIPILFFANKMDMREALSSVKVSQALGLDRLKNKPWHICASNALTGEGLGEGVEWLSDQLRSIVQNKN